The Plodia interpunctella isolate USDA-ARS_2022_Savannah chromosome 9, ilPloInte3.2, whole genome shotgun sequence genome includes the window AGGAAACTTTGtattgtttgttacattttttttgtacaaaaacaaCCTCTGACCTTACAATTACGTACCTTCTCTGTTCTACCGTTagtatcgataaaaaaatccaaactTTCCTTTAGGTCTCAATTAAAGTTTAGACAAAACAAAACTGAAACTACATTAAAcgatgcaaaaatatatttacagaatcagtgtattttgtgaaatatttttcagaatcGGGAATCAATGTTTTAGCTGCTTATAAGTTtcgttatataatttatttagacgCGATTCACTTACAACTTGAAACTTCTAATGAATATTTTCACGTTAtcacttaaaataatattaattaatttgttacatttcATACGGAATCTACCGACCAACGAAacgaaaaaaacatttagaaTACATATCTTAcctcttatatttattaagaaaattcaCAACCAACCATCACTTTGCACTTAAGTGTTATCCGCAAACCTCTACAACATATTTGACTACCGATCCGCGGTGACTGAGCGGCGCACACGCCGCGACGTTCGGCTAATACGATAGTTAGTGTTCTGATGCTAGTTCCACTCTTAACAGACTCTTGCTCTCAAATTGTCTATGGTTCCCAAACAATGCAAGTCAAACTGTAAGTTTGGAAAACCACTGCTACATATCAGGTTGTCGATTCCAAATGAACTGTTGCAACAGTAGATTACTTTCGATGTTTCGTacctatctctctctcatctgtgTGCGTTTTCCGGGTTTCTTTCCCAGCTGTtaagcccagggtccgctttagAACAATAtcaggataaaaaaaataatgataagaagtatattttattgtgactaatattatatatttatttatattttatataatacgttTTATATTAACGTTATGAATCAAGACAAGTCTTTCCCTATGCTCCACGTGGTTACGTGGATATACCAGCTAGCATAGCATAGTAAGGGTTGTACTGAACCACGATACTggaatttttcaattattgcCAACGATTGATAAATGTGGAACCTTCTGCTCCATATATCCCTACTAACGAGCACTGGTAGGGATAGTTGGTCGAATGCCTCTCCACTGACTTTGCACTGCAAACCgtgtaaaatgtacaaaataccAACTAGACTTCATTGGCAAACAATGAAGTATAAATTAACTTGATAAAAACTAAGTGActgacttaaaaaaatatatgaaaaccCTAcgtagattttatttgatttaagaTATCCCTACGATTGCTCTTTTTACGGGCAATTTTTGGTTGTAGGTAGTTTGCAGTTACGACACGGAGTGCGTATATACTTCGTGAGTTCTCtacgttttattaataaactatttgacagacaaaattataaccagcaatataaatatgtacccttataattattaagttatCTTATAACAGAGTAGACTTGGCCAAATCAAGTGTACTTTTCCACTTATCTATTTCTGCTTTAGCTTTTCTTGCTTACCttattattaggtaagtactaGCTATTGCCAGCGACTCGGCCTGCAGCAATACGtgtcttgtatttttttaatacaaacttttaacCCACGTGatacttttttaaagtagCATATGTTTGACCGGTATGACCTCAGGCCTTTTGGTAatctaatttcattaaaaatcgCTCTAGCAGCTACAGTTTAGACGTAAGAACGGGGGTTTTTACGTCTAAACTGTTTTTGTTATCTTTCAGCCGAAACTATCTGTCGTAACAAGGTGCGGTCGAAGTATGATCCTCATTCGTAAGCAATTCTGATAACTTATTCGTACTGAAACATGCAGACTTTAgtaacggcccgtcccggcttggctcgggtaaaaccgtaataaattatacactgaAACCGTCCTCAGGATTCACgctctattggtgaaaaccgtacaaaaatccgtccggtagtttttgagtttatcgctttcatacacacagacagacgcgcCTCTGTAATATTCAAagatatgtaaggattataattaataatcaatacTGCATATATCCATGCAAAGTATCAATTAGGTagtatttcaatgaaaatcgattgggtaattaaataaaaaagtacatagaagtatttttgtatttgatattgtaatattgtctttatcgtaatatttatttaattgaacatAGCTTATATAAAGGTACTTAGTATTAGGTACATGTATTTTCATACCTACTTCACTAGATTCATTCTCTGTATTGTATCAGTTCATtcaaaatacacaatatttacaatcatTCCTACATCATATTTTGCGGTCCTAAGAATACCAGTTATTgcctacttaattataaaaaaagaattcgttaggataacaaatattattgacACAAAAAATCAGAATCATATCACCACATAATCCTACAACGATTTCACATTTTAACTATTACGATGATAATTCTtacaattagtttttttttaatgtaatgcCAACGATACAAAAGTCATGTACTCGTTTTGATATCTCATACTTTTTCTTCTGTGACGCCTGTAACTTCGGTCGTTTTACTTGGCGTTATATCATTAGTTACTATATCCAATGAACCATTTTTACTCAAACCACATAAAGACAATATATTACCACCCCAATCTTGTTTCTTTACGATATAAAGGACTATTATAATGAGTGTCAACGCGACCACAATGATTCCTACAATGATAGGCGCGCTCTGATCCATGTCTTCTTTTTCTCGTATATACTTCGCGTTTTCTGCTTGTAAATATTCTTGTAGTGTTGAGAAATAATCCAGGATTCCTTTGGTGGATAGTTCAGTTTCTCCTGTCATAGTTTTAAGAACTGTCCTCCAGTCTTCACTTGCGCCAAGAGCCATTCCGTCACTGGAAagataatgattatttttttattgagaaaaaaGATTGAACCAAAAGTAGGTTAGGTACTCACcattattataagaaattagattttatactttaaaCAATGGATGTAATGGCAAAGCACACAGTTTAATTACAGTATATCTGGGAATATAAttggttaattaaataattttatttttctctgatTCCTAATGTTTGTTCTTACGTTGTGCAGCAATTTCAGTAAAGTAGTCTacatttattctaaatttcatctCTCTCCCTCTTATCTCTGCGTCTTCTTGTTACCTTCGGGGCTGTGATTCCACGTAGTTCGAGGtcagtaaaaatataccttagaatttttaaattccagCTGTGACAATATGACCGGCCACCTGCGTGACATCAATCCTCTGAAGGATCCTCTGAGAAATTGTCGAGCTACGAAGGCTATGTGTCCTTTAGTCAATTTGTAGGACGACtacgggaggatatgaagtggattctaggcggaaccacacgccaattCACCATTAACAGACTTTTTAACGTCCTCACTGGGTACTGCCCAGTatacaaaattcataaaatctgTCCTtctttttgtgtaaataaatttatctccTGCATTTGTGATAATGTTATTGTAACACAAAGTGACCAAAACATAAGCCGTCAATTATACAAGGTGTTATCCTTAAAAGTAAGGAAAAATATGTACGTAGACGTAGATACAGTCAAtgacaaaatacaataatacaatatagatGGATCTGTAACCTTAGGGCAACGACATAATATGCAATTAAAATGGTATACCTGAGCAGTTTTCCCGCTTCCTTCACTCCGTATATGGAACATTCGTGCAAAGGCCCCGTGTGGTTGGCTTGCTTGCAAAGAGACGACAGAATTTGGAATTCCAGCACGTGtgatattaaataactaaaacaaaaacaaatattgttagtCTATTAACTTCATCGCGTCCCTTACCATATCCCATTCTAAATGGAGCAGGCGCATAATGGAAATTGTAAAAGATATATGCCTTCCACAACTGTCAATTTCCTACCATACCTTCAGACTTTCATATCATTCCTAACACTCTTCTTCCATCATTGCTATGGCCTTTTTTCCCCTCTATATCCACAGATACTCTACAACAATTTTGcataataaacaacaaataacaattttaatttgacatcaaaatttattgaaccACTGTAGTATTTTAGGTCTTTGAAAAActtattgtttactttataCGCACAGtttttcttgtttgtttttgttgaaacTTTTCAATTCGATTCAAAAGATAGGTCTAACGAAATGTGTCTATTTTATCAGACAATTCACGTTTCGATTGCTAAGTGAACATATTAGTAGTAAAACTTACGCAATATACTAAACATGCATATAAACATGGAACACGATATGTACTCACGTAATGTACTGAACATGGGATACAACATGATACTTCGCTGCTGGGTCTAAATCGCTCTCATTTCTTGGTACTGGTGCCGATACTCCTGTCTCTTTCtttctgtgaaaataaataaaaaatgtttggcaAATTTAAAGTAACATTCATGTCGGAATAccatttatttggaaaatttcaaatttgaaaacaCTAAAAgtgtttgaaattttaaattttccaaaGTTAAGTTGTGGAACCTCCCaaactacttttttttgtttcgagCTGGGAATacaacgtaaaaaatattgtttttttttgtttaaattgatACAAAGCAACATTGAGTTTTTATCTAGTTTATGACCAATACAgaagcattttattttcatcttgTAAATGTAAACTTGTGCATTTTCTCACGTCCTGACTCTGTTAACAATAAATGCCAATTTTCCTTATGATAGTGAAAAATGTACACGTGTAAACTATGTGCATGACTTTCAGGTTGACATACTTTTAGACTAGGGttctataattaaataaatacattagtacaaatcacacagattgaactagccacaaagtaagttATAGAGTTTTGTTATGGGGtgctaactcaacaatactaggtatattttataacaaatacatatatttacataaacatccaagacccgggccaatcagaaaaagatcatttttcatcatgacccgaccggggatcgaacccgggacctctcgattcagaggcaagcactttaccactgcggcACCAAGGTcgactatatatttttcaattaaagtcagacattttaaattaaagttaaaagcTCAGCGCCTTCTCCCGCTTTCGTTTCGCGTtcctataaattttatgaaatttgtttacttatttagGATGCATGAAAAAAGAGTAAGGAAAGGTATTTTTGAATCACAAGGAAGCAGAAAAGAGAGAAGAGCTAAAAATCATAGCAGATGAATTTCCCGGATTTTAGGCTCATATAAAAGAGAGACAGAGCTTCTATAATACTAGCGACCTTGTAATATTATGTCGCATAGATGAATCTGTTTATTGCTAGAAGTAGATGAAACGTACCATTACTAAGTTCTAACATCGTGAAGATAAAGTTCAAGATTCAATGTGAAGTGAGGTCAAGCGGAAATTATTACTGCGAATAAGCGAAGGATCATACTGATTTAGggacaaaaaatatgcaataataataatgtcttAATACCaaacttttttacatatattttatcattttcctgtttctttttatcataattataacttTCCGTTTTATGTTACTTAcctatagaaaatttaaagtaaaaaaaccCAGGTTTTAACGTTGGGAACTGTCCGGCTGTGCAACTCCGAAAAGTGTTGGCTTGATGTCACCATGAATATGCGTGCCAATTGTCTGATAATGAAGGCCGCCAAAAGCGCGCAAGTAAGGAAAAAAGAGGGAAAGCAGACTCAGATTTCCGTTGTGTTGTTTATAGTCTTCTTCACTATGGTTGATGAGGAAACCAGGTAGACGCACAGATGAAAAATATCCAGATTTTGCCATTGCTTAATAATGCCCAAAATCATTTGTCATTATTCGTGATTAAACAATTAAAGAGATTAACCTTAGGTACCACCAATGCTGGTTCCAATTCTCTAACGAGTTGTTCGAAAATATGTCCCATCTCCATTTGTCCAAGACGTATGCGTATGCCATCAGAGGGAACTTCTCCAGCGCTATCCAGAGGAGGTGGTTAAGTGTCACTTCAGAGCCAGTCTCCTTGATCAAGTTCAGATTTTTCAAGTGATCCGGGGTCGTCAGCTGAATGGCTACGATGTCTGATACTGCGTCGTGAAATGCTGAAATAATCACGGAAAAGTAAAATTCAAAAGACatctcccgtggaaatttcgggataaaaattaccctatcaCAACTCATTATATCAAACTTTGATTAGATCGGTAACAGATCTATTCTTTTCTATGTTTACCACTTCTTACCTAGACATTCAAACATCAAATATGATACGATGTTtgaattactaaaattaaattttacatacctGGAGTAGGGCCATCTCTGTATAATGGAGGAAGATGTCGATAGTGTTTGAAATACTGGACGTGACCCAGCAACCTAGCCGCTCTGGATAGACCGATCATTATATCGGTCACTTTCTCCCCACACCATTtaattctgaaaaaatatttgacatttaaaatagaGTAGTGATCAACTTAAAAATACTTgcaataatacaatacaatattatttattactcgATTTCTTAACGTTTTCAGATTATTCGAAAATTACGCTAGCTTTAATGTgactttattttcatcataTGTAGAAACATCGattgcaaaaattaaaaaatataaccgaaatttaaaattcattacatACGCAACGGTCATCTTTGGTTTAGTCAAACTATACTATAATACTACTAactaatatacttacttataatgAACACCGTCACACATATCGTGACTAGAAGGCAAACAATTGGCAGTCATCATTGTCTCTCTGATATCTTTGTAAGAATCTTGCGCACTCTCAAAGCCAATAGATTGATGGAATGCATCTACTGCCTCGAAGAGATCTCTGGCATGCAAGCTCTCATTGGACGAAATGTGCGGTCTGATGCGGTCAGGAAAGGCGGCTACTTTCGGGTACACGGCTTGCCACTCTTGAGCCCACAAGTTACCTGTAATTTTGTCGAGTGTAGTTAGGTATCTTTGCTGTGTTAATATTATCAGGAGCCTTATTTAAAGTTGTTAATATTGTTTCGGAAAATCGTTATTGATGAACTTCGTGTAGACATCTAAGAAGGATTCGGTATACTTTGCTGGgttttcattgcagtaaataaaaacactcctACAAAATAagtacgcaatgttcacgcattggCGTCTGCATGTGTCTTAGTTCGGCGACATTAATTTGGAGCTGACATTACAATAGTTAGGAATGTGAGTATGACAGCAAATAGAGATGAAAAGAAAAGACATATTGCGCCGACCCCAAATGATAAGGAAGACGATGATCTTATCAGaaatctgtaaaataaataatcctaTTTCTGtgatataaacataatacttCAAACAGAATcgaaaactatttaaattttaaagcatACATCATGACAAATGAAACAGGTAATGACAGTTAGATattagttttgtaaataacacaACTGTGATTATTCTCACGGTAAATAGGTACCCCTGAACCGTAGTGTTTAATGGCATAGACTGAAACACTAACCTAATAATTGAGCTGGAATATAATTATCGTTGTCCGACAAATCCCTTTTGTAGTACTGTTTCAACTTGATTCTTACGTAATCGTGAAGTGTATTATAGAAAGGTTGAATTTCATGCCAAATCCTTTCTACCGTGTCCATAAAATGATCATCTTCAAAGGCATATCTCCACATTTCACCAGCATCGGTGAAGTTTTCTGAATTAGCGACTCTGTTCATTCTTGTCACGTAGTCCTTGAAAATTGGTCTTATCTTTTTCCCAGTTGCATCTCTGTATGCTTTCCAATAGAATGCTAGCTCTTTTGAATTATTGCTGGTTTTGAAGACTTGTATGATATCTggagaaaatatacaaattgttaCATAATGATTTTGTTATGCAAAGTTGTTTTAAGAGGCTGATGcctctttcttcttttttctcTTCGGTTCGTCCCATGAATACAGCAGAAGGTTAGAGGGCTGGCTGTTCTGCTTATGCGATAATCGGAGTGGAGGAAGGATCTACggccaaattattttttaccatcGTCCCATCAATGGCACATCCAAGATCCAGTGGAACTAGGGAAAAGAATGGGTAAAATAGActgttttaattacttaaggcatttacaaattttctatttcacaTGACTGATAGAGGATGTTCGTTTTAAGATGATCGGCCACttattggtaaaaataattcagtcGGGAAACGTTGCACATATTCAAGGACACGTCCCCTCCTATCTATGGTATTGGAATTAAgacaagttatttttattattgttacgtAACACAGTGtgatttgtgaaataaaatagagaaaaatatttcccaGCACAAAATAAGTAGGACAAAAATAGGTATTCTCAAAactcaaaacaaatatatgtgccatcctaaataaaaataatattttagataataatatataattagataGAACCATATATGTCATGAACACATTAATAAATCtgtgaaacataaaaatagagTTATACTTTAGCACAAACGAGTGAACAATTtgataactaaaaaaaaaaatgtatacagaGAACTTTCCCAAGTTCAGCATGTCATAttgtgtattattaaattcctTTCCTTTCCGTACggaatcagaaaaatatcaaactGTTAACATTGAATTCCATCTAAAACAAATCTATACCTACGTTTTGCTTCCATGGTTGCCCGATAAAAGAACGAACCAAAAGTATTTGTTGGATAAACTGGAAtgaattcattaaataatttaatgcaacaagaacttaataatatattatatcgaGACATCGAACCGGAGTCCTTACTTGGTGATGAATACCCACCACTCATAGTGCGCGTGCCATCTTCGGAGTTACAAGAACTATTGTACGCACAGACGGTCACGCGGCTCCATATTCGCTGCATCATATCTATTTCTTCTCTTTGCtagaacattataatattgttcgATTAAATAACTTTCTATACATTATCTATTTAGGGACGTGATCCTTCTGATGTAGACAGAGAgcacacacaaaatataatagtacaTTATATCCCCGATGACATTTAGTATCTTTTCTTGAATGGTAGGTAATGAGAGTCAAAAATAGTGGAAAAGGATTTTATAGTTACTAAGTTAGCATTACTATTGTTAagcatcaatttttttaaaataaattaagcatTTTTTGAGGAAATGTTACAAGTACAATTAGTGTAAAACTGGGCGAAATGCGCGTCATCGCTAaggtagatataaaaatcagtACCTTGCTTTGAGGCATTTGCACATTTGTTCCACGTTCCTTTATAATTCTTAACTTCCTTTGCAATTTTGTATCATTTGCTATCAAGTCGTTgtctaagtattttttctttatgatATTCCAGTATTGTTTCTTAATTTCGTCTTCTTCTGCAGCTATCCTCACCTGTaagtaataacatttattggcttaatatatttaagcaTCTAATACCTTCCACTCTTTCGAAATTGAAAGTACTTATAGGTTTGTTTCGTTTCTACAGAGAACATTACGATAAAACATAATCAAATGGGGTTAACGTGGCTCGGATAGCCAACGAAACAATTCTTGTTATATAGGTAACGACATCTCATTTACATGTTATCGACGAAGGTAATTAATACAACACTTGTcgtattttacaaattcattatagaaaaaaattgtagatatAACTTAccattttattcttttttatttcattatttatatcagtGACGTAGGACCAAAGAGATTGTTGTGATGTTTTACATATTTCCAGACTAATATTATCCATTTCTTCCATGAACGCAGTCAGTGTCATATTATCGTGATCTAATTCTTCTAATTGTTGCTTAAAGTTTTCTACTACATCGTCACTGCTTTTTTGAATAACCGAATTAGGATCTAATACTGTCCGCATAgcaaaatctaaaaatttcTTATCTCTTTCGTCATTTTCACTGTTTTCGCTGTTGTTTTCATGACCACTTTCATCAGACTGGTCTAtagttagatttattttttgtacacttTTTTCATCTGCAGATACGTCCGAATTAGGATTCGCTGGGAATTGTACCGCCTTTATATCTACagctactaaaataaaacctattaAGTACTGGAACAATAagatcaaattattaattatcacAA containing:
- the LOC128672277 gene encoding angiotensin-converting enzyme-like isoform X1; the protein is MKLFYLIGFILVAVDIKAVQFPANPNSDVSADEKSVQKINLTIDQSDESGHENNSENSENDERDKKFLDFAMRTVLDPNSVIQKSSDDVVENFKQQLEELDHDNMTLTAFMEEMDNISLEICKTSQQSLWSYVTDINNEIKKNKMVRIAAEEDEIKKQYWNIIKKKYLDNDLIANDTKLQRKLRIIKERGTNVQMPQSKQREEIDMMQRIWSRVTVCAYNSSCNSEDGTRTMSVYPTNTFGSFFYRATMEAKHIIQVFKTSNNSKELAFYWKAYRDATGKKIRPIFKDYVTRMNRVANSENFTDAGEMWRYAFEDDHFMDTVERIWHEIQPFYNTLHDYVRIKLKQYYKRDLSDNDNYIPAQLLGNLWAQEWQAVYPKVAAFPDRIRPHISSNESLHARDLFEAVDAFHQSIGFESAQDSYKDIRETMMTANCLPSSHDMCDGVHYKIKWCGEKVTDIMIGLSRAARLLGHVQYFKHYRHLPPLYRDGPTPAFHDAVSDIVAIQLTTPDHLKNLNLIKETGSEVTLNHLLWIALEKFPLMAYAYVLDKWRWDIFSNNSLENWNQHWWYLRKKETGVSAPVPRNESDLDPAAKYHVVSHVQYITYLISHVLEFQILSSLCKQANHTGPLHECSIYGVKEAGKLLSDGMALGASEDWRTVLKTMTGETELSTKGILDYFSTLQEYLQAENAKYIREKEDMDQSAPIIVGIIVVALTLIIIVLYIVKKQDWGGNILSLCGLSKNGSLDIVTNDITPSKTTEVTGVTEEKV
- the LOC128672277 gene encoding angiotensin-converting enzyme-like isoform X3, which codes for MRTVLDPNSVIQKSSDDVVENFKQQLEELDHDNMTLTAFMEEMDNISLEICKTSQQSLWSYVTDINNEIKKNKMVRIAAEEDEIKKQYWNIIKKKYLDNDLIANDTKLQRKLRIIKERGTNVQMPQSKQREEIDMMQRIWSRVTVCAYNSSCNSEDGTRTMSVYPTNTFGSFFYRATMEAKHIIQVFKTSNNSKELAFYWKAYRDATGKKIRPIFKDYVTRMNRVANSENFTDAGEMWRYAFEDDHFMDTVERIWHEIQPFYNTLHDYVRIKLKQYYKRDLSDNDNYIPAQLLGNLWAQEWQAVYPKVAAFPDRIRPHISSNESLHARDLFEAVDAFHQSIGFESAQDSYKDIRETMMTANCLPSSHDMCDGVHYKIKWCGEKVTDIMIGLSRAARLLGHVQYFKHYRHLPPLYRDGPTPAFHDAVSDIVAIQLTTPDHLKNLNLIKETGSEVTLNHLLWIALEKFPLMAYAYVLDKWRWDIFSNNSLENWNQHWWYLRKKETGVSAPVPRNESDLDPAAKYHVVSHVQYITYLISHVLEFQILSSLCKQANHTGPLHECSIYGVKEAGKLLSDGMALGASEDWRTVLKTMTGETELSTKGILDYFSTLQEYLQAENAKYIREKEDMDQSAPIIVGIIVVALTLIIIVLYIVKKQDWGGNILSLCGLSKNGSLDIVTNDITPSKTTEVTGVTEEKV
- the LOC128672277 gene encoding angiotensin-converting enzyme-like isoform X4 — protein: MKLFYLIGFILVAVDIKAVQFPANPNSDVSADEKSVQKINLTIDQSDESGHENNSENSENDERDKKFLDFAMRTVLDPNSVIQKSSDDVVENFKQQLEELDHDNMTLTAFMEEMDNISLEICKTSQQSLWSYVTDINNEIKKNKMVRIAAEEDEIKKQYWNIIKKKYLDNDLIANDTKLQRKLRIIKERGTNVQMPQSKQREEIDMMQRIWSRVTVCAYNSSCNSEDGTRTMSGNLWAQEWQAVYPKVAAFPDRIRPHISSNESLHARDLFEAVDAFHQSIGFESAQDSYKDIRETMMTANCLPSSHDMCDGVHYKIKWCGEKVTDIMIGLSRAARLLGHVQYFKHYRHLPPLYRDGPTPAFHDAVSDIVAIQLTTPDHLKNLNLIKETGSEVTLNHLLWIALEKFPLMAYAYVLDKWRWDIFSNNSLENWNQHWWYLRKKETGVSAPVPRNESDLDPAAKYHVVSHVQYITYLISHVLEFQILSSLCKQANHTGPLHECSIYGVKEAGKLLSDGMALGASEDWRTVLKTMTGETELSTKGILDYFSTLQEYLQAENAKYIREKEDMDQSAPIIVGIIVVALTLIIIVLYIVKKQDWGGNILSLCGLSKNGSLDIVTNDITPSKTTEVTGVTEEKV
- the LOC128672277 gene encoding angiotensin-converting enzyme-like isoform X2, which encodes MKLFYLIGFILVAVDIKAVQFPANPNSDVSADEKSVQKINLTIDQSDESGHENNSENSENDERDKKFLDFAMRTVLDPNSVIQKSSDDVVENFKQQLEELDHDNMTLTAFMEEMDNISLEICKTSQQSLWSYVTDINNEIKKNKMVRIAAEEDEIKKQYWNIIKKKYLDNDLIANDTKLQRKLRIIKERGTNVQMPQSKQREEIDMMQRIWSRVTVCAYNSSCNSEDGTRTMSDIIQVFKTSNNSKELAFYWKAYRDATGKKIRPIFKDYVTRMNRVANSENFTDAGEMWRYAFEDDHFMDTVERIWHEIQPFYNTLHDYVRIKLKQYYKRDLSDNDNYIPAQLLGNLWAQEWQAVYPKVAAFPDRIRPHISSNESLHARDLFEAVDAFHQSIGFESAQDSYKDIRETMMTANCLPSSHDMCDGVHYKIKWCGEKVTDIMIGLSRAARLLGHVQYFKHYRHLPPLYRDGPTPAFHDAVSDIVAIQLTTPDHLKNLNLIKETGSEVTLNHLLWIALEKFPLMAYAYVLDKWRWDIFSNNSLENWNQHWWYLRKKETGVSAPVPRNESDLDPAAKYHVVSHVQYITYLISHVLEFQILSSLCKQANHTGPLHECSIYGVKEAGKLLSDGMALGASEDWRTVLKTMTGETELSTKGILDYFSTLQEYLQAENAKYIREKEDMDQSAPIIVGIIVVALTLIIIVLYIVKKQDWGGNILSLCGLSKNGSLDIVTNDITPSKTTEVTGVTEEKV